A part of Primulina eburnea isolate SZY01 chromosome 10, ASM2296580v1, whole genome shotgun sequence genomic DNA contains:
- the LOC140802821 gene encoding uncharacterized protein, with translation MVAEEWIKSIEVIFDFMELQDADRVMCATFLLSGDARLWWESASVLTREFMMLRQGHSSVTEFVMKFERECHFVPLIANDAWEKLRHFIDGLRLILRHDVRVSGSNSYAVAVSRALTAEQDQRDIENDRQGKRPYQIPCLEEYW, from the exons atggtggctGAGGAATGGATTAAATCCATCGAGGTGATTTTTGATTTCATGGAGCTGCAGGATGCAGACAGGGTCATGTGTGCCACATTCCTTCTGTCAGGAGACGCTAGACTTTGGTGGGAAAGTGCATCAGT actgaccagggagttcatgatgCTGCGACAGGGACACAGCAGCGTAACAGAATTTGTGATGAAGTTCGAGAGGGAGTGTCACTTCGTGCCACTAATTGCAAATGATGCCTGGGAAAAGCTTAGGCATTTTATTGATGGGTTACGGCTGATCTTGCGCCATGATGTGAGGGTTTCTGGTTCGAATTCCTATGCCGTTGCCGTATCTAGAGCCTTGACGGCAGAGCAGGACCAAAGAGACATCGAGAATGATAGGCAGGGCAAAAGGCCCTATCAGATACCTTGTCTTGAGGAATATTggtaa